One window of Treponema denticola genomic DNA carries:
- a CDS encoding glycine--tRNA ligase: MEDHKISMEKIVSLCKRRGFVFQSSEIYGGQNGAWDYGPLGIELKNNVSRSWWKEMTQLHDNIVGLDAAILMHPRTWEASGHVENFTDPLVDCKKCKSRFRADHLLPENLEKKLCPDCGGELTDTRKFNLMFKTHIGPTDDNSSVIYLRPETAQGIYVNYKNIIQSNRMKIPFGIAQIGKAFRNEIVTKNFIFRTCEFEQMEMQFFVKPGTDDEWFDYWKKQRWAFYEKYGVRTNKLQWHQHGKDELAHYAKDAYDIEYEFPMGFKELEGVHNRTNYDLTRHTEYSGKDMQYIDQDNGNEKYIPYIIETSAGLTRNVLMFICDAYDEEKVADKGNDDDWRTVLRFHPNIAPITVAVLPLMKKDGLAELAEEIRNELKEEFKTDYDQSGAIGKRYRRQDEVGTPFCVTVDYDSKEDNTVTLRFRDSMEQVRIPRTELISRIKTEIKNYKRVH; the protein is encoded by the coding sequence ATGGAAGATCATAAGATTTCAATGGAAAAAATTGTAAGCCTTTGTAAAAGAAGAGGTTTCGTTTTTCAGTCATCGGAAATTTACGGAGGACAAAATGGGGCATGGGATTACGGCCCTCTAGGTATAGAGCTAAAAAATAATGTTTCCAGATCTTGGTGGAAGGAGATGACCCAACTCCATGATAATATCGTAGGGCTTGATGCTGCAATTTTGATGCACCCCCGTACATGGGAGGCTTCAGGTCATGTTGAAAATTTTACCGATCCTTTAGTCGACTGTAAAAAATGTAAGTCGCGTTTTAGAGCAGACCATTTACTTCCTGAAAATCTTGAAAAAAAACTTTGTCCCGATTGCGGCGGCGAGCTTACCGACACCAGAAAATTCAATCTAATGTTTAAAACTCACATCGGTCCCACAGACGATAATTCAAGCGTTATCTATCTTCGCCCCGAAACTGCCCAAGGTATTTATGTAAACTATAAAAATATTATTCAATCAAATAGAATGAAGATTCCCTTCGGTATTGCTCAAATCGGAAAGGCTTTTAGAAACGAAATTGTTACAAAAAACTTTATTTTTAGAACCTGCGAATTTGAACAGATGGAGATGCAGTTTTTTGTAAAGCCCGGAACTGATGACGAATGGTTCGACTATTGGAAAAAACAGCGCTGGGCATTCTATGAAAAATATGGAGTAAGAACAAATAAACTTCAGTGGCATCAGCACGGTAAGGACGAACTTGCTCATTATGCAAAAGATGCTTATGATATCGAATACGAATTCCCGATGGGCTTTAAGGAACTTGAAGGAGTACACAACCGAACTAACTATGACCTTACACGTCATACCGAGTATTCAGGCAAGGATATGCAATACATCGATCAAGATAACGGAAACGAAAAATATATTCCGTACATAATTGAAACCTCAGCCGGCTTAACTCGAAATGTTCTTATGTTTATTTGCGATGCCTATGATGAAGAAAAGGTTGCCGATAAGGGAAATGATGATGATTGGAGAACCGTATTACGCTTCCATCCGAATATTGCTCCTATAACCGTTGCTGTTCTTCCCTTGATGAAAAAAGACGGGCTTGCAGAATTGGCCGAAGAAATTCGAAATGAGCTTAAAGAGGAATTTAAAACCGATTATGACCAATCCGGTGCTATCGGAAAAAGATACCGCCGTCAAGATGAGGTCGGAACACCTTTTTGCGTAACCGTAGATTATGACTCCAAAGAAGATAATACGGTTACCTTGCGTTTTAGGGATTCGATGGAGCAAGTTCGAATTCCCAGAACGGAGTTAATTTCACGAATAAAAACCGAAATTAAAAACTATAAAAGGGTACACTAA
- a CDS encoding TP0733 family outer membrane beta-barrel protein — protein sequence MKRFISCCLIISVFLIPIFAQEEAEAPSNSKIDGTAVFRPVRQGDKFIKVGLSLGVPLFNTSIEKFAIKPNIWPGGTINAAFGYYILDGFSLGGSIGFQFYPTLAKNLYFAVPITFDMGYTFAAGKWRIPLGGGIGLAIQSYSGNGAQYFGMIFRFDAGTYYQYSPEWSFGGDVSWNVVPQWFKDKTNNRTGNFLGITFAARYHL from the coding sequence GTGAAGAGATTTATTTCTTGTTGTTTGATTATCAGCGTTTTTTTGATTCCGATTTTTGCACAAGAAGAGGCTGAAGCTCCTTCAAATAGTAAAATAGACGGAACTGCAGTGTTCCGGCCTGTCAGGCAAGGCGATAAATTCATAAAAGTAGGTTTATCCTTAGGAGTACCTCTTTTTAATACTTCAATCGAGAAATTTGCTATTAAGCCGAATATTTGGCCGGGCGGCACCATCAATGCAGCTTTCGGTTACTATATTTTAGACGGTTTTTCTTTAGGAGGAAGTATAGGTTTCCAGTTTTATCCTACATTGGCGAAAAATCTTTACTTTGCTGTTCCTATAACATTTGATATGGGCTATACCTTTGCTGCCGGAAAATGGCGTATTCCTCTTGGAGGAGGTATAGGATTAGCTATTCAGTCTTACAGCGGAAACGGGGCCCAATACTTCGGGATGATTTTTAGATTTGATGCAGGAACTTACTATCAGTATTCTCCCGAATGGTCATTCGGAGGCGATGTATCTTGGAATGTAGTCCCCCAGTGGTTCAAAGATAAAACAAATAACCGAACGGGAAATTTTTTAGGCATCACCTTTGCTGCCAGATATCATCTTTAA
- a CDS encoding formate--tetrahydrofolate ligase: MKTDIEIAREAKLNKIAEIADGLGIHDDNVIPYGKYIAKVPYSVIDDAKVKKNNLILVTAITPTKAGIGKTTVSIGLALGLNKIGKKAVAALREPSLGPCFGMKGGAAGGGYAQVLPMEDINLHFTGDFHAITSAHNMISALFDNYIFRNQGTPKAIKTVLWKRVLDVNDRNLRQVVTGLGDGNGVVMESGFDITPASEIMAIFCLAKDIEDLRRRIENIILGYDTENNAVKVKDLGIAGSIVVLLKNAINPNLVQTTENTPAFIHGGPFANIAHGCNSVIATKTALTYGEYVITEAGFAADLGAEKFFDIKCRKAGLNPKLTIIAATTGGLKMHGDVPEKEISKPNAEALKKGLINLDKHIENMKKFGQTVVVALNRYGYDIDSELDLVKKHCEAQGVGFAVNNAFVEGGKGAVALAELVVKTIETNPSKPLKFVYEDKDPIKTKIEKICKEIYGAADVTYSGAADKMIKKIEEAGMADFPVCVAKTQYSFSSDPKLYGVPTGFEMNVRDIVLNSGSEMIVAIMGDMMRMPGLPKDPQAIRIDLVNGNIEGLS, translated from the coding sequence ATGAAAACTGATATAGAAATAGCTAGAGAAGCGAAGCTAAACAAAATCGCTGAAATTGCAGACGGTTTAGGGATTCATGATGATAATGTCATTCCCTATGGAAAGTATATAGCCAAGGTTCCCTATAGCGTTATAGATGATGCAAAGGTAAAAAAGAATAATTTAATTCTTGTTACCGCCATCACACCTACAAAGGCAGGGATCGGAAAGACAACCGTTTCTATCGGTCTTGCCTTAGGCTTAAACAAGATCGGAAAAAAGGCTGTTGCAGCCTTGAGAGAACCTTCTTTGGGCCCCTGTTTCGGTATGAAGGGCGGGGCAGCAGGAGGCGGTTACGCCCAAGTTTTACCGATGGAAGATATAAACCTCCACTTTACGGGAGACTTTCATGCAATAACTTCGGCACATAACATGATAAGCGCTCTTTTTGACAATTATATTTTTAGAAATCAAGGAACGCCTAAAGCCATTAAAACCGTACTTTGGAAAAGAGTTTTGGATGTTAACGACAGAAACTTGCGCCAAGTTGTTACCGGATTAGGAGACGGTAACGGTGTAGTAATGGAATCGGGATTTGATATTACCCCGGCTTCCGAAATTATGGCTATTTTCTGCCTTGCAAAAGACATTGAAGATTTACGCCGAAGAATCGAAAATATCATATTGGGTTATGATACCGAAAATAATGCCGTAAAGGTAAAAGATTTAGGAATTGCAGGTTCAATAGTAGTTCTTTTAAAGAATGCCATTAACCCCAACCTTGTACAAACAACGGAAAATACTCCGGCCTTTATTCACGGCGGCCCCTTTGCAAATATTGCTCATGGATGTAACTCGGTAATAGCTACAAAAACAGCTCTTACTTACGGAGAGTATGTAATTACCGAAGCAGGCTTCGCCGCAGACCTCGGCGCCGAAAAATTCTTCGATATCAAGTGCCGAAAAGCCGGTTTAAATCCTAAGTTGACAATAATCGCGGCTACTACAGGCGGGTTGAAAATGCACGGAGATGTTCCCGAAAAGGAAATATCCAAACCCAATGCAGAAGCCCTCAAAAAAGGCTTGATCAACCTTGATAAGCACATTGAAAACATGAAAAAATTCGGACAGACTGTAGTTGTAGCCCTTAACAGATATGGATACGACATTGACTCCGAATTGGATCTGGTTAAAAAGCACTGTGAAGCCCAAGGTGTAGGCTTTGCCGTAAACAATGCCTTTGTTGAAGGCGGAAAGGGTGCTGTTGCACTTGCCGAGCTCGTTGTAAAGACTATCGAAACAAATCCGTCAAAACCTTTAAAATTTGTTTACGAAGATAAAGACCCCATAAAAACAAAGATAGAAAAAATCTGTAAAGAAATCTACGGTGCTGCTGATGTTACATATTCGGGTGCAGCCGACAAGATGATCAAAAAGATTGAAGAAGCCGGAATGGCAGATTTCCCTGTTTGTGTCGCTAAAACACAGTACTCGTTCTCGTCGGATCCTAAACTTTACGGAGTTCCAACTGGCTTTGAAATGAATGTCAGGGACATCGTTTTAAACTCAGGTTCCGAAATGATTGTAGCTATTATGGGAGATATGATGAGAATGCCGGGTCTTCCGAAAGATCCGCAGGCTATCAGAATTGACCTTGTAAACGGAAATATTGAAGGTTTGTCATAA
- a CDS encoding LysM peptidoglycan-binding domain-containing protein, with the protein MKNILKILTLLAVFSFIFTSCGTPPTPPPEEKPAPVVVEEPTPAPESASEPNPVVEEPRDVPVKEYIVVQGDTLSEIALKFYGTREKAYYFPIIMAINPGMVKHPDKLTPKLRLLIPDFELFMQHSASKEKSKPEFEKCIKIYEDEARTGVAESLRRRLKEL; encoded by the coding sequence ATGAAAAACATTTTGAAAATTTTGACCTTATTGGCTGTTTTTTCTTTTATCTTTACGAGCTGTGGAACTCCCCCCACGCCTCCTCCCGAAGAAAAACCCGCACCCGTTGTTGTAGAAGAGCCTACACCGGCGCCGGAATCTGCTTCCGAGCCAAACCCGGTTGTTGAAGAACCTCGGGATGTTCCTGTAAAGGAATATATCGTAGTGCAAGGAGACACTCTGTCCGAAATTGCTTTGAAATTTTACGGCACAAGAGAAAAAGCTTACTACTTCCCCATAATTATGGCAATTAACCCCGGCATGGTTAAGCATCCGGATAAGCTTACACCGAAACTTAGGCTTTTAATCCCTGATTTTGAACTTTTTATGCAACATTCAGCTTCAAAGGAAAAGTCAAAACCTGAGTTTGAAAAATGTATAAAAATTTATGAGGATGAAGCTAGAACAGGAGTAGCTGAGTCCTTAAGAAGAAGGCTTAAAGAACTTTAA
- a CDS encoding M42 family metallopeptidase — MNIRYAVELSKELLQIHSPGGYTKNAIDRIKKEFDSLGIKYTETNKGAIYGTIEGKNTAKHRVVSAHADTLGAMVRQIKPNGCLKLAAIGGIAFNSIEGENLYIITRTGKVITGTGLPEKASVHIFEAIEKEERNLETFEVRLDAETHSKEETLALGVNIGDFVAFEPRTIETEDGYIKSRHLDDKACVGMLFAACKALKEKGENPAYTTHFFISNYEEIGHGFYGIPKECFEVLALDIGTVGGEQNSDEHAVTIIAKDSRTPYDFGFRHRLENLAIQNKINYRTDVMFRYGSDASMYVLQGFDINFACMGPGVSATHHYERTHIDSYKETINLLYAYLMSE, encoded by the coding sequence ATGAATATAAGATATGCTGTGGAACTTTCAAAAGAACTTTTACAAATACACAGTCCCGGAGGCTATACAAAGAATGCTATAGATCGAATAAAAAAAGAATTCGATTCATTAGGCATAAAATATACCGAAACGAATAAGGGTGCTATTTATGGAACCATTGAGGGAAAAAACACGGCTAAACACAGAGTTGTTTCAGCCCACGCAGATACCCTCGGTGCTATGGTACGCCAAATAAAACCTAACGGCTGCTTAAAACTTGCTGCCATCGGGGGTATAGCATTTAACAGCATCGAAGGAGAAAATCTTTATATCATCACAAGAACGGGAAAGGTTATCACAGGTACCGGCCTTCCCGAAAAAGCCTCTGTTCATATTTTTGAAGCTATCGAAAAAGAAGAGCGAAACTTGGAAACCTTTGAAGTGCGCCTTGATGCGGAAACTCACTCAAAGGAAGAAACTCTGGCTCTTGGTGTGAATATAGGAGATTTTGTCGCCTTTGAGCCCCGGACAATCGAAACCGAGGACGGCTACATAAAATCCCGTCATTTGGATGATAAGGCCTGTGTTGGTATGCTTTTTGCTGCTTGTAAGGCCCTTAAAGAAAAGGGAGAAAACCCGGCTTATACTACCCACTTTTTTATAAGCAATTATGAAGAAATAGGGCACGGTTTTTACGGTATTCCTAAAGAGTGTTTTGAAGTCTTAGCTCTGGATATCGGAACAGTCGGAGGTGAGCAAAATTCGGATGAGCATGCAGTCACAATCATCGCTAAGGATTCACGCACACCCTACGATTTCGGCTTTAGACATAGGCTTGAAAACCTTGCTATTCAAAATAAAATCAATTATAGAACCGATGTTATGTTTAGGTACGGCTCGGATGCAAGTATGTATGTATTGCAGGGATTCGATATCAACTTTGCCTGTATGGGCCCGGGAGTAAGTGCAACTCACCACTATGAGCGAACTCATATCGACTCCTACAAAGAGACCATAAACCTCTTATACGCTTATTTAATGAGCGAATAG